A segment of the Monomorium pharaonis isolate MP-MQ-018 unplaced genomic scaffold, ASM1337386v2 scaffold_569, whole genome shotgun sequence genome:
GCCGCGTCCATTTAATTCGAGACGCGAAATGATAGAAAAGCACTTTTTCGGCATTCTTtattgaatttagattttttgtattacaatatttttcatcattatttttaattatatatcggTAATTagttttgcatattttataagatttaattttaataatgagttctttaagaatataatgtattcgtttctttatttttgtagataacacttttaacttttttaatttaaaatttttattttaccttatttaaaaaaataatttttttattttaatttaaataagataaaattaaaattaaaattaaaaaagttaaatattatctataaaaattaagatattcgtttttttatttttgaaaattttaattttatcttatttaaaaaataattatttcttaaacaaggtaaaattaaaattttaaattaagaaataattattttttaaataagacaatgtattcgtttctttatttttgtagataatacttttagcttttttaattttaagttaaaattaaaaaagctaaaaatgttatctacaaaataaagaaacaaatacgttgccttatttaaaaaataattattacttaatttaaaattttaattttaccttgttcaagaaataattattttttaaatatggtaaaattaaaatttacaaaaataaagaaactaatACGTTATATTCTTAAAGAACTGATTATGATCAGCTCACAAAGTgctcagaaaaaaaattatgtttcttctttcttttacaaatatcAGCTAATCTCCCAGAATCCGTAGTCAATACTTTGCCAAAGGATCTAAATACCGGAGTTTATTATGGCTGGGCATCTTTGCACGGGGAAGTTTACAAAATGGTCGCAAGCATAGGATGGAATCCATATTACAAGAATGAGAAAAAGTCACTGGTACGTAAAACAATTTCAAGACTAAATTTCTATTTGAATTCAAGATAGCTCGATTATTCTaagttacattatattttgtatataatagatatcattatttatgtacaatgtaaatattttattacatctagaaaaatatctttgtgtttgtactaaaataaattgatttttttaggGAAGTGCACCTGCTACATAAATTCCAAGATGAGTTCTATGGTAAGGaactcaaaattattattggcGGATATATAAGACCAGAAAGGGATTTTTCCTCTCTAGGTAATGAATGCTGtcataataatatgtaaaatatatgtaaattattattcgttCGAATAGTTCAAAATGGCTATTTTACAGTTTGTTATTAGagaacaattttgttatttatttttgcagatGAACTTATCGCAGAGATAAAGAATGATATTGCAATTGCGGACGTCAATTAGAAGAACCTGTTAtaaacaagttaaaaaatgatgactttttcaataataaaacaactcactataagaaaaaaaagtataatcagatcaagagaatatttttattgctttcaattgtatatacatataaaatacttatacatatatactatgtacctattatacttatataaatatttaatatacatatatatacatatacttgtGTGTGTTGtggtattttattaatgtattcataaaattatatttttatataaccttGAGAAAGTAGATCAGAGAATACcaatgtacaaatattattttgaaattttcttaaCAGATTTACATAGtattgaaaatgaaaaatattttctgtgaaagtagaaaaagtattaataagaCATTAAATCATTTGGTGAAATTAAATCCACACTCGTCGAATTCTTCGTATGCGAAGAAGACGTAGAAGCTGGTGAAGAGTTTCTATATCATTGACATTCGTTATCGGTAATGGCGGTTGTATATAATTCGAACAAGAAGGCATGTTTGTATACGGATATGATGCATTAggaaattgataatttatcaTTGCGGGCGGATTTAATCTCGGAGGAGCGCCGAAAGGAATTCTAGGATATTGACTTTGAATGTTGTTACTTTGGAAATTAGGTTTGGCACCttgataatattgatttacgCTGTATTccgaaatatttgaattattgtaCTGTGACAAATGTCCGTTATATGATGATCTGTAACCTCCATATGGTCCGTTGAACATCGAATGTGTATTCTGTAACACTGGTTGCCATAACGCATTATTTTGATATGGATATTGTTGCCAAGATTCATTACAGGAGGATGAGCCGTTTTGTGCAGAATTAATATGATCCCAATTCCGATTTGGCTGCCTCTTTCTGTTATATCTCTGACATTGgacatttctatttttgttcCATGGATGATTTGATTGCCAGCCCATTGTTGTATTGTTAGAATCTAAAAATCAATTAGTAGtatattatttagttatttgtAAAGATTAACGAGCGTGGCGCAGAAAACTGTACATGTTCTGTTTCTCGAAGGTCTGAGTTCAAGTTTGATTCAAATccgtaaattataaaagtgcaTGTTACATACAGGAAGTCAATACGTTTCTGACTAAAAGCAATGGATCAAGTTAGCAACTTGTACTTTGGAATGGACTAATGCTGAATTTGAAATACACTCACCCGTTCGTCGTTGTCGTTTAATGCAGCGTCCTACTGTCAGAAGaatctttgttatttttctgcTTTATTTTCAGCATTTCATACGCTAGTTCGTCCTCAATCGTTTGAAAATTCTGGCGGCTCGTCATCGCCAACCGCATCACAAGCTTTTATTTCTacaagaaaacatttatttgaatatgttGCAATGTAACACATACTATGTTTGTCAAGGTACCAACTTTGTCAACTCGTGCAGGAAAACGAGGGATGTGTATCTGTCTTTCTTACTCGGGCAATAATAAACCTGCATGCCCACTTTAATGCCATTGTCTTCTATGTGGTTTAGCGTCATTGAACCGAATACAGTAATATGGCTCATTTAACACATCCAAATACGTCGATATTTGCCAATGCTTTAGTTCCTCTATTCACGAATAAACTGTGTCCAGATTAAGCGTAGGCTCACTAGGCTTTGGTTTACGATTACCAAGTGCTCAACTATTTTTTCAAtctaaaatacattaaatacacagataaatttaaaacatttatacatttagaaaTTACTACTTTATCTTACGACATTAATTCATCTTACAACTTTTTGAATGTTcacagtatatattattaattttacctcGCCTAATGGATTACATAAAACGTCGGGAACTGTAATATGTAAGTCTTCTATTGGTGGAAGATCATCTAACTCACTTTCTATATGTTTCTcctttattgtatttatcttGCTTTCATTCTTtctaaaagttaatatatatgaaaagtttatattattttcactcataaagaaatttaaattaaatatataataaatatgtgttataattttattctataaaaaataatagtaccTGTTATTAGTACTCGCAATATCATCTGAACCACTTTCGCTGCCAGTATCACTACTACTATCGCTAactactgctgctgctgctgctgctgctgctgctactactactactactactactactactgaTATTGATGCTGCTATTAGAATCATCTTCGCTATCAATTTCTTCACAGGATGACAAGCTTTCTTCAACTGTACGATATTGCTGTATATTTTGCATCTGTAACACAGTGTGTTGATTTTCAGTGTCATTTATAGAATCTGCTTTTATCTCTTCTAAATCAGTATCTGAATCAGTATCTTTATATTCTACGCAATCATATGAAGCGAAGATGTTCCACCACAATCTGTCAAatagataaacaaaaaatatacatgcgtGAGGTACTTCAATATTTACACTGGTATagctaaactgaataattattcatttctcatataaacaaagttttaaataataaaccaatatatttgtgtttaCCCTTGCTGTTGTGGCAATAGATTATTTACTTGCatcttattattatgaatatttactTCCACAACTTGATTAATTActtgatcatttgcacatgtATTTTGTACTATATTGGTATTACTTGACATATTACATTCTGTAATATCTGGACATTTTTCTTGGATAGTTTCTTGTTTAACATTAGATATATTCTTATCAACAGCCATATGTATAGTTATCTCATCGTTTTcctttaaatgaaataaagaatatttgtaatatcaaATACTTtggtaaaagatttttatagaatttttatacaccttgaaacacttttcaaaatatttaaaaatcttcatCTTTTCTTggaactatatatataaattctgaaatattctaatatttcatgttaataaataaaaaattgatttaataaaataatatacaagaaattatacaaaaatttttgaaaattctaaGCAAAGATGTATATTTTCTCAGTACTTCTGAAGTGTTTcgattcatataaaaattctgaaatattttcactAAGGATATCAcagcttttatattttctatcttgTTTGTGTCTGACATTATGATGAGCGTTCAGCTTAtcgtatcaatatttatttctcacaaaaatatatactaaagTCATTTTATTGATcatgttatattattcaatGGATGGTATGCTATGTTTCTCTTACTTTATGTTCTAAAAATGAATTTGATGATGTTTGCAAATTTGAAGACACTTGGGaagtatttctttattttcttctgaCATGTTTGTCGATATCTCTTCATGATCAGTTTATTCATgcttatattaattgttagttttgtttttaactCAAGCCTAACTCACGTGGAACTccacaaaaaatatacgtCACTCACACACAGCCATTGAccttaaagaaaatatactgAGAGAAGCACAAGCTTATATGATGGAAATACGCGATCGACGCGATCCTAGTGGCCtggaattgatatttttagtgtacagtatattttttgttgatattatttttacataaatttgttttttatgaaaataaatttgtgttgttataaaaagttaacttgcgcatattattaacaactttttcttatgtttCATGCAAACGTTACGTAGAGAGAATAAaacaatgaatatttataccttTATTTTCTGTGacttttgtaacaaaaagGATAAAAACCCTTGTCTCGTGGATCTCTCTTGGACCGTGTCGGACTAGTCAGTGTCCATTCCATTCCAAGTATATTTCATATGTAGGTATATTTCAGTGGCTAGTACCGAAGTCTATAGATTATGTTACGtatactatagattttcaatcgagtgagtcccagatgcgcaatGTAAAACAGAtaccaccaatcaaattctacaAATTTATCCTAACTTTACTAAAGCAGTAATCTGATTGGTGATGTCCGTTTtacactgtgcgcatctggacgctctctttaaaattttattttatacaaaatcaaAAACAACACAACACAACAAACACATATTCTTCCTTTCACAAACACAAGGTACTGGTAATAAATTTTGGAACACAGCcatagtattaattttataatttattattattctaatgtTTTGTAAATCTATacttaaaactatatatatttaaaaactatatatattatatttagaattcaataatactcgattttatttaaattgtaattttaatgttatcatACCCATATGTTAGATTATCCATAGAGAGgaaaatacaaaagaattgTGATTTTGcagcaatatattatataatattacagcaTTACAAGTATTCATAATTAAAGTATTCAATTaacttcaattttaattgatgCAAATTAGAATTATCggtctttaataataattcgttGGTGATGATACAGGCATAAACATGTCGTGTTGTTTAAACtctaaaaaaatgcatttgaaaCGAAATAAATACATAGGATTgttagagagagaaaaagcgaAGGTCCTAAATACAATTAAGAAAAAGCATATTATCCGTGTTccaatttcttttacttttctctATTCTTTCAAACCAAACCGTGGGAGTTTGCCGTCTACTTGTTTGTATAGTCCGTGCGGTTCCTCCTGTTATCGAATCCGCCCCGGAACTTGTTATGAACTTGATGATTTAGCGAGAAAATGTCAATTAATCTGACGAAAAACAATGATGCCTTGGTGGCCGCTTGGCACAGCGTGGTCAACGATAAATTGTCTACTAACTGGTAGGCGTACACCTAAGTACCAATTGCGTTTCTCAATCCGGCGTGTGACACCGGAGTCTGATGCTTTCGACATATTTGCACGTATACGTACAAGGCAATCGTCAAATTAGCCGGTTACTTTCGTGAATATTAAGCTGACAATGAGTATTTTTGTTCTTATCTTATCAATGTCTTATTATTTCTACCAGTTTTTAAAatccattttatttcttaaaactgAACAAATAAAGAGTAGATTAAACCGAGATTGAAGTATCTATATTAGTAGAAATGGATATAAATCTATCTTGATTTTCATTTCTCTTttgaaatcttatttttattcactcttgataattattattaaaaaaaaaaatgttagatgagttaattattttatctagaTAAGATGAatattagaaatgtttaattatttttaacaagaaagaaatatagaTCAATATAAGATTACTTATGtgtttaaaatgtacaaatgtatgatgtgtaattttatatagctATAATTTATTAGTGATATGAAACTCATTTATATTTCTGACTTTAAAATCTCATACAATGTATAagtcttttacaatttttattcaatctgTCACATTTCACAACTAagaacttaaatatttttctattcttgACAGGGCTCTGTTTGGCTATGAAGGGCAgactaataatttaaaagtagatgGAACAGGAAATGGTGGTTTGGAAGAAATGATTGATCGACTGAATAGTAGTCACATCATGTATGCATTTTGTAAAGTTATCGATACTAAAACAAGTCTaccaaaatatttacttattaattgggtcagtataaaattaatatataaaatgtgtgatttaagattaattttttatgaaaacagGATAACGACAGTTTGCTTTTATacagaataaagaaaatgtggaataaaaatttcgattcaatttcataatttagatattttgcttaataaaatatttacttacagCAAGGGGAAGGTGCTCCAATTGTTAGAAAAGGAACATGCGCTAATCACATTAGagatatagaaaaattgttgaagGGAGCACATATAACAATTACTGCACGTTCTGAAGATGATGTGGAGGTAGACATGATTATGGAAAAGCTTGCACGAGCAACAGCTTCTGCATATAAATTCAATGAACCTCGTAGTGAAAACGAAGGAAACACAGGTCCTGTTGGAACAACATATCGCAGGTTATTACTACTTCTATCTcgtgttacatttttaaacatatcattATTCTTTATGATGCAATTCTTACCCAATGTGTACTTTACAGAGTAAACCCTGAACAAGAAATAAATGCAATGGAGAGAGATCAGTTTTgggaaaaggaagaaatgGAGGAGAAAAGAAGATTGGAGCAAGAGCGTCTGCGTTGCGAACAAGAGCGGCAGAAGTTAGAACGAGAAGTTAGAGCTCGGGAAGAAAAGGAAACGCAACTGAGAGAACAACAAGTATATACGTTTTAATCTTGCATATTTTTcgattctatatatatatatatatatatacatatatatatatatatatatatatatatatatattagatgtATTTAGACATTGCGTCCTatgaagttattattattaattttacgttcTTGTTTATATGCATTCGAATATTGTTACAGGTAACGGCAAAGGAAAATTCAATCGCTCGTCAAAAACTAGCTGAACAGCGTGCCGAAAATGTAAACAACTTACGCAATCAAGTGGCTGCTCAAAATTACAGCAATGACGTCGAAGATGATCATAAATCGCGAAGCGAAGAACTACGGAGACAAAGGAGCAAAGAAACACAACAATTGATTGCTCAAAGAACAATAAATGCTCGAGCGATATTTGAACAGAATTCAGCGGCCGGTCAAATGAAGACGAGTTCTGCTCAACAATTCTTACCTAAGAACAATCATGTGGAATCAATGAGAAAAGCGTTGGAGGAGACTCAGATAAAGGATCAGTCCGACGTGAAATCTCGTGAGGAAACATTAACTGAAGCGAAAAAATCAACAAATGCGGAAACAATTGTCTCTTCTGTAGTGTCTCAATCTCAAAATACCAatcaagaattaaaaacaaCTGCCAATCCGCAATCAGAACCTGGACAAACGACAGAGACTAAGGAGCAGGTCGCCGAAAACGAATTGTACAACCAATTAGATGGCCCGTACTTATACTTTGATCCAAATAACGAGGGAATGAAAGCTAGAGCTTTGTATGATTATCAGGCCGCTGACGACACAGAAATCACTTTTGATCCCGGAGATATAATTACGCATATTGACGCAATTGACGAAGGCTGGTGGCAAGGGCTCGGACCAGATGGTACATACGGACTTTTCCCTGCTAATTACGTTGAAGTTATCGAGTACAATACAACATGATAAAACATGTTTccagaaaaatttatgaagattacttataattttcttcataaCTATCCACATGAATTCACTTGCATGTAAGACATTGATATCAGCGCAATATTATCCCTGATAAATGCTGTTACACAAGCATAAGTAAGAAATTGAACCacgtgataaaattaattccgaatgactagaaaaaaaatcttttataataaaaatggcgTGTAACAACCATAGACGTAATAAGTAGGGACGTCTGAAAGTTCGTGCGAGATATTTATGTTCAGCAGCCGAtcgtcacacacacacacacacacttcgCGCGATATTCAGTAGGATTTTGCACAAACGTCCGGCCCTTATTAATAAGTACATACCTATTATGTCTATACAACAAGTGCATGCACGTcttcataatattttacgcCTTCCAcacctttatttaattttagaggATTTATGCAAGGAATgagtttacaattaaaataacaattaacttGGTAAAACTCGGAAAGAGATGATTGAAATGTTTAATCATAACCAGGTAATATGTATGTCTTCCCAACAGGTTTTATCCAATTAAtccattaattatataaatatatatctttttataacatattctGTATCAGATGCTGATATAGCAGTAACTACAATGCATTTATGTACGAATGGAATTTGCGTTACTGCAAGTCTAGCTACTTACTTATTTAAgcatatatatcatttttagaaataagtaCTTCAAATTTGTTACagtttattaacaaaaagaaacttaATATCGAAGAACCCGCTTGAATGCAAACGgctttctcattttttatattactttttaaatgttgatgttatatatgttattcaAAAAGCATAGAAATGCTTTTAGTTATCGTTGAGACATAAGAGCGGCAGTTGACACGCATATTAGacatgataaattattttattgtatgatATAggaattttatagataataatGAGATAAAGTAGCATCACAATAtcaatgttacataaataaaacaaagaaaatcaTCTCCGATAATTCTGATTTTGTGCGCCACCTCCGCTACCTGCATGACTCAAAAATGCTAAATGACCTTTTGGACATTTATTAGCGTAATGACCTTTTTGTCCACACTTGTAACACGTTACTTCTTCAAGTGGCTTTTGCGGCCctcgcggcggcggtggtcCATTGTTCATGTGATGATGCGATGTGTGAGAGTTGTCGAGCTCTTGCCGAACTTGAGCCTCTCTTACATCGGGAGGCATTTTGTTGCAGTAGATCGCTTTATGACCTCCTTCACCACAAAAGTGACACGTGATCATCACCTTCTTGCCTTCCTTCGGTTGCATATCTTGTACCGCTGGCAATTCAAATCTTGGACTAAACATAGATTAAGTATGAAAATGTTGAGATTCAATGTACATTTTGTATTAcagattttgatttttatatggaTATATATACTTACTGCATGAATTTGCAATTTGACCCCTCTGGACAAAAACCAGCCAAGTAAGCCATACACAAAACGCGTCTGACATGTCGATGTCGACACAATGGACCATGCCTGCAGAACCACGATCATACCATGGGCAATCTCTCACTTTAGTCTCAGGATCGATGTGTAAGAATGGACATTCCTTATTGTGACATGCATCTGTAACAATAtactttgtaaatttatatataatttaatagatatagtcATACAATTTAAATGCCTAGAACataattgcatattatttaaagggattgtttatatttaatcatttaaataaattactgaaaattttttgcttagaGTGCATTCCAATTAATGCTCGCAATGTTTGCAAGCAtcatttatccttgtttaattaaattcgatAAACAGCAAAGATGAAATAATTCCAAGAGTGTTGTAAGCGTTAAGTGGAACGCACtcttaatag
Coding sequences within it:
- the LOC118648654 gene encoding riboflavin kinase-like; this encodes MVASIGWNPYYKNEKKSLEVHLLHKFQDEFYGKELKIIIGGYIRPERDFSSLDELIAEIKNDIAIADVN
- the LOC118644230 gene encoding drebrin-like protein, encoding MSINLTKNNDALVAAWHSVVNDKLSTNWALFGYEGQTNNLKVDGTGNGGLEEMIDRLNSSHIMYAFCKVIDTKTSLPKYLLINWQGEGAPIVRKGTCANHIRDIEKLLKGAHITITARSEDDVEVDMIMEKLARATASAYKFNEPRSENEGNTGPVGTTYRRVNPEQEINAMERDQFWEKEEMEEKRRLEQERLRCEQERQKLEREVRAREEKETQLREQQVTAKENSIARQKLAEQRAENVNNLRNQVAAQNYSNDVEDDHKSRSEELRRQRSKETQQLIAQRTINARAIFEQNSAAGQMKTSSAQQFLPKNNHVESMRKALEETQIKDQSDVKSREETLTEAKKSTNAETIVSSVVSQSQNTNQELKTTANPQSEPGQTTETKEQVAENELYNQLDGPYLYFDPNNEGMKARALYDYQAADDTEITFDPGDIITHIDAIDEGWWQGLGPDGTYGLFPANYVEVIEYNTT
- the LOC105832762 gene encoding LOW QUALITY PROTEIN: cleavage and polyadenylation specificity factor subunit 4 (The sequence of the model RefSeq protein was modified relative to this genomic sequence to represent the inferred CDS: inserted 1 base in 1 codon) → MECIVANVEHMRFDIEEALDEQYGALPLPFTGMDKSIAAVCQFYPRGTCNKGASCPFRHVRGDRTIVCKHWLRGLCKKGDQCEFLHEYDMTKMPECYFYSRFNACHNKECPFLHIDPETKVRDCPWYDRXFCRHGPLCRHRHVRRVLCMAYLAGFCPEGSNCKFMHPRFELPAVQDMQPKEGKKVMITCHFCGEGGHKAIYCNKMPPDVREAQVRQELDNSHTSHHHMNNGPPPPRGPQKPLEEVTCYKCGQKGHYANKCPKGHLAFLSHAGSGGGAQNQNYRR